One genomic window of [Limnothrix rosea] IAM M-220 includes the following:
- a CDS encoding cupin, protein MRDWHINAHGEIEAGADAEEFELPPEEYRLYRFLTELEDLLRDNPDDDQLVKQVSPMVRRLLTSSYWLQASYSEPDPKKGWSVDMLYDEPEFPLTVQMVAWQPGTVSPIHNHGAWGIVAFVMGSEKNVLWRETVSGELEQVGERVFEAGDIVTFVPETIHHIEAIGEDTVVSFNIYGKTDYKNRYEFDPKTADKKLF, encoded by the coding sequence ATGCGAGATTGGCACATTAACGCTCACGGTGAAATTGAAGCAGGAGCAGATGCTGAAGAGTTTGAACTGCCGCCTGAAGAGTATCGGCTATATCGTTTTCTGACGGAACTAGAAGACCTATTGCGGGACAATCCTGATGATGACCAGCTCGTTAAACAAGTTTCTCCAATGGTGCGACGTTTACTGACGAGCTCCTACTGGCTGCAAGCGTCCTATAGTGAGCCAGACCCGAAAAAAGGGTGGTCAGTGGATATGCTTTACGATGAGCCGGAGTTTCCCCTAACGGTACAAATGGTGGCTTGGCAGCCGGGCACTGTTTCTCCTATCCATAACCATGGCGCTTGGGGCATTGTGGCGTTTGTGATGGGGTCAGAGAAAAATGTTTTGTGGCGCGAAACGGTATCCGGGGAGCTGGAGCAAGTGGGCGAACGGGTATTTGAAGCTGGTGATATTGTCACATTTGTGCCGGAAACGATTCATCATATTGAGGCGATCGGCGAAGATACAGTCGTGAGTTTTAATATTTATGGCAAAACGGATTACAAAAATCGCTACGAATTTGATCCAAAAACAGCTGATAAAAAGCTATTTTAA
- a CDS encoding CPXCG motif-containing cysteine-rich protein, translating into MENTAEYFCAYCGEGSITFIDLSEGFLQNYIEDCQVCCRPNRLYIEVDEETLDITINTDTTY; encoded by the coding sequence ATGGAAAATACAGCGGAATATTTTTGTGCTTATTGTGGTGAAGGAAGTATAACTTTTATCGACTTAAGTGAAGGCTTTTTACAAAATTATATTGAAGATTGCCAAGTCTGTTGTCGTCCCAATCGCCTCTACATAGAGGTTGATGAGGAAACTTTAGATATTACAATCAATACGGATACAACCTATTAA
- a CDS encoding TetR/AcrR family transcriptional regulator: protein MFIDRSPKTGLAEHCAEDQPRDRILKAALHLFAKKGYEKTTTKELAARANVAEGTLFRHFTNKKTILVEVATLGWMDLLTDFLTELSEMGSYKAIAQVMRRRMLNMHKNKDLLKVCFIEAQSHPELRERIQAEVIDKMTDIAEAFFESAMEKGIYRKMNPQIVAQVFLGMFAIAGFSDATIADPNASPEALREMAEGIADIFLHGVLA, encoded by the coding sequence ATGTTTATCGATCGATCGCCGAAAACGGGTTTAGCAGAGCATTGCGCTGAAGATCAACCCCGTGATCGTATTTTAAAAGCTGCCCTACATTTATTCGCGAAAAAAGGCTATGAAAAGACCACGACAAAGGAGCTTGCTGCTAGGGCAAATGTCGCAGAAGGAACGCTATTTCGACACTTTACGAACAAAAAAACAATCCTTGTTGAGGTTGCGACTTTAGGTTGGATGGATTTGCTTACGGACTTTCTAACGGAGCTTAGTGAAATGGGTAGCTATAAGGCGATCGCCCAGGTGATGCGGCGGCGAATGCTAAACATGCACAAAAATAAAGACCTCCTCAAAGTTTGCTTTATCGAAGCCCAATCCCACCCAGAATTACGGGAGCGCATTCAAGCAGAAGTAATCGATAAAATGACCGATATTGCTGAGGCATTTTTTGAGTCTGCAATGGAAAAAGGGATTTACCGTAAAATGAATCCCCAAATTGTGGCGCAGGTGTTTTTAGGGATGTTTGCGATCGCCGGATTTTCCGATGCAACGATTGCCGATCCCAATGCCTCTCCCGAAGCGCTACGGGAAATGGCAGAAGGCATTGCGGATATCTTTTTACATGGTGTTTTAGCCTAG
- a CDS encoding inorganic diphosphatase: protein MDLSRIPAQPEPGLVNVLIEIVGGSKNKYEFDKDMNAFILDRVLFSSVKYPYDYGFIPNTLADDGDPLDGMVIMDEPTFPGCVIAARPIGMMEMIDGGDRDEKILCVPAEDPRYNDIKSIKQISQHRLDEIAEFFASYKNLEKKAVEILGWKDIDAVAPLVEECIKAYKG, encoded by the coding sequence GTGGACTTATCCCGTATTCCTGCCCAACCCGAACCCGGTTTGGTTAACGTTTTAATTGAGATTGTTGGCGGCAGCAAAAACAAGTATGAATTTGATAAAGACATGAATGCCTTTATCTTGGATCGGGTACTGTTTTCCTCTGTAAAGTATCCCTATGACTATGGTTTCATCCCTAACACCCTTGCTGATGATGGCGACCCCCTCGATGGCATGGTGATCATGGATGAGCCCACTTTCCCCGGTTGTGTAATTGCAGCGCGTCCCATCGGCATGATGGAAATGATCGACGGCGGCGATCGCGACGAAAAAATCCTCTGTGTGCCCGCCGAAGATCCTCGCTACAACGACATCAAGTCCATTAAGCAAATTTCCCAGCACCGTCTCGACGAGATTGCGGAATTCTTTGCATCCTACAAAAATCTAGAAAAAAAAGCAGTCGAAATCCTTGGTTGGAAAGATATTGATGCCGTAGCTCCCCTCGTTGAAGAGTGCATCAAAGCTTACAAAGGCTAA
- a CDS encoding ATP-binding protein encodes MMETANTSVISSRTLYPQIASLLVYQDVFDCAIGQAFLALLQRLYTDQSVQNSNATATTQCLKCYGLFFRELAIADLSWPDWLVKRILQDDNPFSQQAQRKSLEDIAMPLQQAVKHDLRILQQIYHCEPNTFSHWVQVATQVAAPVIPWDGDRQSDDFLHHSTSWASSLDQLAGYYHRHGVGQFAQYEAFRWLDGTLHNILEPDWLPLDDIVGYDTPKAALVQNTECLLAGLPALNVLLYGSRGSGKSSLVKALLGQYKDQGLRLVEVDKQGFRALPEIVEILRQQPQKFIIFVDDLSFEEDDDIFKSLKVVLEGSIRAKASNVVVYATSNRRHLVREFFEERPRPSEAHEIHNWDTVQEKLSFSDRFGLTLTFEPANQNTYLDIVHHLAQRANLQLDTDTLEFRAKQWATRHNGRSGRTARQFVDFLIGEQALTTS; translated from the coding sequence ATGATGGAAACTGCTAACACCTCCGTAATTTCTAGTCGCACTCTTTATCCACAGATTGCGTCGTTACTGGTTTACCAGGATGTTTTTGACTGTGCTATTGGTCAGGCGTTTCTCGCGCTTTTACAACGGTTATATACGGATCAATCGGTACAAAATAGTAATGCCACAGCCACAACTCAATGTTTGAAGTGCTATGGTCTTTTTTTTCGGGAGTTGGCGATCGCTGATCTGAGTTGGCCAGACTGGCTCGTGAAGCGGATTTTACAGGACGATAATCCCTTTAGTCAGCAGGCGCAACGCAAATCCCTAGAAGATATTGCCATGCCGTTGCAACAGGCCGTCAAACACGATCTCAGGATCTTGCAACAGATCTACCATTGTGAGCCGAATACCTTTAGTCATTGGGTTCAGGTCGCCACCCAGGTGGCAGCTCCCGTTATTCCTTGGGATGGCGATCGCCAGTCAGACGACTTTCTCCACCACAGTACCTCTTGGGCATCATCCCTTGATCAGTTAGCCGGTTATTACCATCGCCATGGTGTCGGCCAGTTTGCCCAGTACGAAGCCTTCCGCTGGCTCGATGGCACATTACACAATATTTTAGAACCCGATTGGCTACCCCTTGACGATATTGTCGGCTACGACACACCGAAAGCCGCCCTAGTGCAAAACACCGAATGTCTCCTCGCGGGCTTACCTGCCCTCAATGTGTTGCTATACGGCAGTCGTGGTTCCGGTAAATCTTCCCTAGTCAAAGCCCTCCTCGGGCAATATAAAGACCAAGGTTTGCGCCTTGTGGAAGTCGATAAACAGGGCTTTCGGGCTTTGCCGGAAATTGTGGAAATACTACGACAGCAACCTCAAAAATTTATTATCTTCGTGGATGATTTGTCCTTCGAAGAAGATGACGACATTTTTAAGTCCCTAAAAGTTGTTTTAGAAGGCAGTATCCGCGCCAAAGCCAGTAATGTCGTTGTATATGCCACATCGAACCGCCGTCACCTTGTGCGAGAATTTTTTGAAGAGCGGCCGCGGCCTAGTGAAGCCCACGAAATTCATAATTGGGACACAGTACAAGAAAAATTATCCTTTAGCGATCGCTTCGGTCTCACCCTCACCTTTGAGCCTGCAAACCAAAATACCTATCTCGATATTGTGCATCACCTTGCCCAACGCGCCAATCTCCAGCTAGATACGGATACCCTTGAGTTTCGCGCCAAACAATGGGCAACTCGCCACAATGGCCGTTCCGGACGCACGGCGCGACAGTTTGTTGATTTTCTCATCGGCGAACAAGCACTTACCACTTCCTAA